GCTGGGCACTGCGGTCGGCGACGCAGTGGGCCTTCCATATGAAGGGCTGTCGGCCGAACGAGCGGCGAAGCTGATTGGCTATCCAGACCGGTTTCACTTTTGTCTTGGCAAGGGAATGGTGTCAGACGACACCGAACACGCCTGCCTTGTGGCTCAATCCCTGATCGCGTCGGCCACTGACGAAGTCATGTTCGAACGTGAACTGGCAAAGCGAATGCGGCGCTGGTTTCTAACCGGGCCCGCAGGACTGGGGCGAGCCACTTTGCGAGCCTGCCTGAAACTGTGCGCTGGCTTTGGCGCGCGCCGCAGTGGCGTGTTTTCCGCCGGCAATGGGCCCGCGATGCGAGCGGCCATCATCGGTGCGGCCGTTGACAACGCGGACACGGCTCTACGACTTAACCGGATTTCCGCACGCATTACACATACCGATCCCAAAGCCGAACACGGCGCCGCGGTGGTGCTGCTGGCCGCATGGGGCGCGGCTCGGCAACAGTTTGCAACGGCCCATGAATTTTTTCGCCTGGTGGACGCGAAGCTGGACGGCGAACATGCGTTGGACGTGCTGACGGCCATTCGCGATGTGGAATGCAGCCTCGCTGACAGTGAATCAACTCTGGATTTCGCATCAAAGCTGTGCGGTGCTCGCGGCGTCACCGGATACATCCTTCATACCGTGCCCGTTTGTATCCACGGATGGCTGAGTCACCGTGGCAACGCCGCCGAGATGGTCCGAACCCTGATTTTGTGCGGCGGCGATGCAGACACCACGGCCGCAATTGCCGGTGGCATCATAGGCTGCGAATCGGCTATCGACGCAGACCTCGTCGCTGGCATTCGAGACACGCCATGCTCCCCTCGCTGGATGACAAGACTCAGCAAAC
This DNA window, taken from Fuerstiella marisgermanici, encodes the following:
- a CDS encoding ADP-ribosylglycohydrolase family protein; translation: MQTSTIENCLLGTAVGDAVGLPYEGLSAERAAKLIGYPDRFHFCLGKGMVSDDTEHACLVAQSLIASATDEVMFERELAKRMRRWFLTGPAGLGRATLRACLKLCAGFGARRSGVFSAGNGPAMRAAIIGAAVDNADTALRLNRISARITHTDPKAEHGAAVVLLAAWGAARQQFATAHEFFRLVDAKLDGEHALDVLTAIRDVECSLADSESTLDFASKLCGARGVTGYILHTVPVCIHGWLSHRGNAAEMVRTLILCGGDADTTAAIAGGIIGCESAIDADLVAGIRDTPCSPRWMTRLSKQLARVSETGIPETPLQTSFLMQGTRNLLFLAVVLKHGFRRLLPPY